The genomic region GGGCTTGAGCGCGTAGCCCTTGTTTTCCAGAAGGTGGACGTAGCCAAAAGCCACGGCCACCACCGCCGCCCCCACCAGGACGAGCCGAGCGCCTTCTTTCATCTCCGCCGACGATTGTAGGCCTGGAACCCGGTATGCCCCGCGCCTCCCCCGAGGTGCTCGCCCCGCGCCCTTCGCGACACGGTCCGGAAGAGGTGCCTGCCCGCACGGACAGCGGTCAAGCTTGCCTCCGGGCCAGCCATCGTTCCAGGACAACCAGAGCCCAGATCTGAGGCCCCCAGTCTTGACCGGCCAGATGACGCCGCCATAGCTTGTGCACCACTCCGCGTTCGAGGTACCGGTAGAGCGTCGAAGACTCGACCAGGGATTCTTCCGCCAGCCTCCGCCACCCGGTCCGGAACCAGTGGCCTAGGGGAACGCTGAAGCCCTGCTTGGGCCAACGCCCGACGGCCGCCGGCAGCAGATCTGCGGCAAGGTCGCGCAGGATCCGCTTCTGGTCCGCCGCCTGGACCTTCAGGTCGTCGGGCAGGGTCCACACGTATTCAACCAGGGCCCGGTCCAGAAAGGGGCACCGCGCCTCAACGGCATGAGCCATGGTCATGAAGTCCGTCTTCGGGAGAAGGTCATCGGCGAGATAGGTCTCCAGATTGACGGCGAGCAAGGAACGCAGCACACCGGAGCCGGCGTGGCGGAGGAGGCGGGCCTCGTAGGCCGCGACGATCGACCGGCGGTGGAAGCGGAGGTCGCGCCGGACCAGGACCGGCACGAAGTCCACATCGAAGACGGCGCTGGAGGCGAGCAGCGCCTCGGCCGGTGAGCGGGCGAAGCGAAACAACGCTCGCTGCAGCCGGCCGGCCCACAAGCGGGGCGCGAAGGCCCGCGCCACGCGTCCGAGGAAGCCTGGGCGGCGAGTGGCAAGTGCCCGGGAAAACCGCGCGTAACCTCCGAAGATCTCGTCTCCTCCCTCGCCGGTAAGAGCGACCGGGCAATCCTCACGAACGAGGCGGGCCAAGAGATAAAGGGGAAGGGCGGTGGCGTCCGCAAAGGGCTCGCCGTAGTGGGCGAGGGCGGCGTCTACGGTGGCCGGGGGCGGAGGGCCGAGGAGGAGCTCCTTGTGGTCCGTCCCCAGTGCGTCCGCGACGAGGCGGGCGTTTTCGAGCTCCGACGAGCCGGGCGGTCCTTCGAACCCCACGGTAAAGGTCCGCACGCGCGCGCCGCTGAGACGAGCCATGAGGGCGACCACCACGGAGGAGTCCAGCCCCCCGCTGAGCATCGCTCCCACCGGAACGTCGGCGACCAGGCGTTTCCGGACCGCTTCTTCCAGCCGCCTGCGCACTTGGAGCTTTGCCTCCGCGGGGGAGATGGAGACCACGTCCGCGACGGGCAGGGACCAGTATGACTTTTGCGCGGAGCTGCCTTTGGAGTCGATCGTCATCACGGCCCCGGGGAGAAGCCGGTATACGCCGCGGAGGAGCGTGTTAGGGGCGGCGGCAAACCCGAAGGTCAGATATTCCCCGATCCGCTCAACGTCGACCTCCGAGGGTGGCCGCAGGCCTTCCATGAGCGCGCTGACCTCGGAGGCGAATGCGAAACGCCCTTGATGCTCGGCGTAGTACAGCGGTTTTTTTCCTAGCCGGTCCCGGGCGAGCAGAAGGCGTCCTCCACGGGAATCCCAGAGCGCGAAGGCAAACATCCCGTCCAGTGCGCGCACGCAGTCGTCGCCCTGCTCTTCGTAGAGATGGAGGATGACCTCCACGTCAGACCGGGACCGGAAGGCGTGGCGGCGTTCCAGATCCGCTCGGAGCTCCTTGAAGTTATAGATCTCCCCGTTCGCCACGACCTGCAGGGAGTCATCCTCGCTGCCCATGGGTTGGCGGCCGGCCGAGGAGAGATCGATGATCGACAGACGCCGATGGGCGAGGCCTACGCTAACGCCCGGGCCGGACCCGAAGTAGAACGCCCCGTCGTCGGGACCGCGGTGCCGCAGCGCCCGGGCCATGGCCTCAAGCCGATCGGCAGCAATCGGGCGCTCCTCGAAGTCGATGATCCCTGCGATGCCGCACACGCTCAAGCCGCCTGCGGGCGGGGGTGCCGCCCGCGGCAACGGGAGCCGCATTCCTCGAGTCGGGTCGCTCGATCCGCGGAGTTGAACAGCACGAGAATGCCGTCGTCGTGCCGCGTCCCCCCGATCCCGTGGCCGACCGCTCGCCCCACACCGAGCGAGGCGGCGGCCGGATAGCGCCCAGGGTCGGACAGGGACGCCGGCGCGAGGTAGCTTGCCGCCTTAGCCCAGTCCCAATCATCCCGGAGCCGCCGCAGGCACGACCCGCAAATCACCTGGGTCGTGGGCTTCACGGCTGCCGCCGCTCCGGCGATGATCAGCGGCGTGCCTTCCTTCATTTCCGCCGACGATTGTAAGCTTAGAATTCGGTATGCTCGATCTCTCCCCCGAGGTGCTCGCCCTACGCGCGGAAATGATCGCCCTCCGCCGCGACCTTCACCAGCATCCTGAGTTGGCCTACGCGGAGACCCGGACCGGGGACCGGGTGGCGGCGTTCCTGGAGGGAAGCGGGCTCGTGGTGCGCCGGGGGGTCGGGGGCACCGGTCTTCTGGCCACCCCGGAGGGGGGACGGGGGCGGACCGTCCTCCTGCGCGTGGACCTCGACGCTCTGCCCATCCAGGAACAGAGCGGCGCCCCCTACGCGTCGCTGACGCCCGGCGTCATGCACGCCTGCGGCCACGACGGCCACACCGCGATGGGGGCGGCGGCGGCGCGCATCTTGGGCCGGCGCCAAGCCCAAGGGTCGGTGCGCGTGCTCTTCCAGCCCGCGGAGGAGGGGGAGGGGGGGGCGCAGGCCGTGGTCGCGGATGGCGTGCTCGCGGGCGTCGACCTTGTGCTTGGGGTCCACCTCTGGAACGAGCTGCCCGTGGGCACCCTGGGCGTAAAGCCGGGGGCCCTTATGGCCGCCGTGGACCGCCTCAAGATCGTGATCCATGGCCGAGGCGGGCACGGCGGCCAGCCTCAACGGTCGGCGGATCCGGTGGTGGCCGCGGCCCACGTGGTCACCGCCTTGCAAACGATCGTGTCCCGCGAGGTCTCGCCCCTGCGGTCGGTGGTGGTCACGCTGGGCTCCATCCATGGCGGCCAGGCGTTCAACGTGATCCCCGACGAGGTCACGCTTCTGGGCACGATTCGGACCTTCGATGCCGACCTGAGACGCTCTCTGCCGGACCGGATCCGGCGCATCGCGGGCGGGATTGCCGAGGGCCTGAACTGTCGGGCCGAGGTGGAGGTCAAGGCCGGCAACCCCGCGGTGGTGAACGACCCCCGGGCAGCGGAGATCGCCCGGCGGGCGGCACTGCGGGTGGTGGGGGAGGCGGGCGTGGTCGAGCCCGAGCCCACCATGGGGGGGGAGGACATGGCCGTCTACTTCGCGCACGCCCCTGGCTGCTTCGTCTTCGTCGGCTCCGCCAACCCCGAGAAGGGGCTGGACCAACCCCACCACAGCCCCCGCTTCGACTTCGACGAGGATGCCCTTGCCATCGGCTGCGAGTTCCTGCTGCGGGCGGCGGAGGAGGCCCTCAGGGCCTGACCGGCCTCCGGGCCCAGATCAAGGACAGGGGCGAAAGGCGGGATGCGGGGCGGCCTGCGATGGTCACGGCCTCCACTCCTCCTTGAAAGTCGTCGCTTTCTCGACCCGGGCCCAGAGGACGGCGTGTCCAATGCCGGGGCCCTCAGGAACGGCGATGGTGCCGTCGGGGGCGACCGTGACCGGGGGATCGATGAGATCCTCTTCGAAATAGCGGGCGCTCGCGGAGGTGTCGCCGGGGAGCGTGAAGCCGGGGAGGGTCTGGAGGTGGACGTTGGCGAGGCGCCCAATCCCGGACTCCAGCATTCCTCCGCACCAGACCGGCATCCCCCGCGCCGAGCAGAGATCGTGGATGGCGAGGGCGGCCGCGAAGCCCCCCACCCGCCCCACCTTGATATTAATGATGCGGCAGGCCCCGAAATCGAGCGCGTGGCGGGCGTCGTCCGCGGAGCGGATCGACTCGTCCAGGCAGACGGGGGTCCAGATCTGCCGCTGGAGGGCGGCATGATCCAGGATGTCGTTCCAGGCCAAGGGCTGCTCCACCATCAGGAGGCGGTGCTCGTCCAGCTCGCGGAAGAGGGCCACGTCGTCCAATGTGTAGGCGCTGTTGGCGTCCACCATGAGGGGGATTTCCGGGAAACGCGCGCGTAGGGCGCCGACGAGCTCGCGGTCGCGGCCGGGCTTGATCTTGATCTTGATCCGGCGGTAGCCGGCCGCGACCTCCGCCTCCACGCGGTCGAGGAGGGTGGGAATGTCCTTCTGCAGGCCCACGGAGACGCCGGCGGCGATGGTGCCGCCGCGGCCGCCCAAGAGCCGGTGAAGGGGCGCGCCCTCGCGTCGGGCCCACAGCTCCCAGACCGCCATCTCCAGGGCGGCCTTGGCCATCTCGTGCCCGCGCACGCGGGCGAAGGCCGCGGGCAGCTCGCGGGGGTGCCCGATCTCGAGGGTGAAG from Vicinamibacteria bacterium harbors:
- the asnB gene encoding asparagine synthase (glutamine-hydrolyzing); translated protein: MCGIAGIIDFEERPIAADRLEAMARALRHRGPDDGAFYFGSGPGVSVGLAHRRLSIIDLSSAGRQPMGSEDDSLQVVANGEIYNFKELRADLERRHAFRSRSDVEVILHLYEEQGDDCVRALDGMFAFALWDSRGGRLLLARDRLGKKPLYYAEHQGRFAFASEVSALMEGLRPPSEVDVERIGEYLTFGFAAAPNTLLRGVYRLLPGAVMTIDSKGSSAQKSYWSLPVADVVSISPAEAKLQVRRRLEEAVRKRLVADVPVGAMLSGGLDSSVVVALMARLSGARVRTFTVGFEGPPGSSELENARLVADALGTDHKELLLGPPPPATVDAALAHYGEPFADATALPLYLLARLVREDCPVALTGEGGDEIFGGYARFSRALATRRPGFLGRVARAFAPRLWAGRLQRALFRFARSPAEALLASSAVFDVDFVPVLVRRDLRFHRRSIVAAYEARLLRHAGSGVLRSLLAVNLETYLADDLLPKTDFMTMAHAVEARCPFLDRALVEYVWTLPDDLKVQAADQKRILRDLAADLLPAAVGRWPKQGFSVPLGHWFRTGWRRLAEESLVESSTLYRYLERGVVHKLWRRHLAGQDWGPQIWALVVLERWLARRQA
- the menC gene encoding o-succinylbenzoate synthase, with the translated sequence MRLERVEVRGLSLPLRHPFETSFTRTTAKNFLLVSVSAQGVTGYGECVADVDPFYLPETNTTVLHILRDFLAPLAFTLEIGHPRELPAAFARVRGHEMAKAALEMAVWELWARREGAPLHRLLGGRGGTIAAGVSVGLQKDIPTLLDRVEAEVAAGYRRIKIKIKPGRDRELVGALRARFPEIPLMVDANSAYTLDDVALFRELDEHRLLMVEQPLAWNDILDHAALQRQIWTPVCLDESIRSADDARHALDFGACRIINIKVGRVGGFAAALAIHDLCSARGMPVWCGGMLESGIGRLANVHLQTLPGFTLPGDTSASARYFEEDLIDPPVTVAPDGTIAVPEGPGIGHAVLWARVEKATTFKEEWRP
- a CDS encoding amidohydrolase yields the protein MLDLSPEVLALRAEMIALRRDLHQHPELAYAETRTGDRVAAFLEGSGLVVRRGVGGTGLLATPEGGRGRTVLLRVDLDALPIQEQSGAPYASLTPGVMHACGHDGHTAMGAAAARILGRRQAQGSVRVLFQPAEEGEGGAQAVVADGVLAGVDLVLGVHLWNELPVGTLGVKPGALMAAVDRLKIVIHGRGGHGGQPQRSADPVVAAAHVVTALQTIVSREVSPLRSVVVTLGSIHGGQAFNVIPDEVTLLGTIRTFDADLRRSLPDRIRRIAGGIAEGLNCRAEVEVKAGNPAVVNDPRAAEIARRAALRVVGEAGVVEPEPTMGGEDMAVYFAHAPGCFVFVGSANPEKGLDQPHHSPRFDFDEDALAIGCEFLLRAAEEALRA